A genomic window from Sporosarcina sp. Marseille-Q4063 includes:
- a CDS encoding carbohydrate ABC transporter permease, producing MKVGKILTYLALILGSIIMLFPFVWMVSTSLKSPIDIFSLDIIPENITFSNYIKVMEESLFAKWFINSLIIATVTTISVAFFDTLVGYIIAKFAFVGRGVLFILILSTLMVPTEMLIIPWYMMSSDFGWTDSYWGILFPGLMTGFGVFLMRQFMEQIPDDLLNAARIDGMNEFMIFFKIAIPQVWPALAALSIFTFLGNWNAFLWPLIVIESEALRTLPVGLSFFSSGEAESQWHLIMTGSTIAVIPLILVFILLQRHIISGITLTGMK from the coding sequence ATGAAAGTCGGAAAGATTTTAACGTATTTAGCATTGATACTCGGTTCCATTATTATGTTATTTCCCTTTGTTTGGATGGTTTCTACCTCTTTAAAATCGCCAATTGATATCTTTAGTCTGGATATTATACCGGAAAATATAACCTTCAGTAACTATATTAAAGTGATGGAAGAAAGTTTATTTGCCAAGTGGTTTATAAATAGCTTGATTATCGCAACAGTCACGACGATAAGTGTCGCATTTTTTGATACACTCGTCGGCTATATCATAGCCAAGTTCGCCTTTGTAGGCCGCGGTGTACTGTTCATCCTCATATTAAGTACACTGATGGTTCCGACGGAAATGCTTATTATTCCATGGTATATGATGAGTTCCGATTTCGGATGGACGGATTCGTACTGGGGAATCTTGTTTCCAGGACTGATGACAGGATTCGGTGTGTTTTTAATGAGGCAATTCATGGAGCAGATACCCGATGATTTATTGAACGCGGCACGAATTGACGGCATGAATGAATTCATGATATTTTTCAAGATCGCCATTCCGCAAGTTTGGCCAGCACTGGCTGCTTTAAGTATCTTTACATTCCTGGGTAACTGGAATGCGTTCCTATGGCCGTTGATCGTTATCGAGTCTGAAGCACTCCGAACGCTGCCTGTCGGTTTATCTTTCTTCTCGTCGGGAGAAGCAGAGTCGCAGTGGCATTTGATCATGACAGGCTCAACTATAGCGGTTATTCCATTAATCTTGGTATTCATCCTTTTACAGCGACATATCATTTCTGGGATTACTTTGACTGGAATGAAATAA
- a CDS encoding extracellular solute-binding protein, with translation MKKWWLGLVAFGLLSVLMVACSNDKESSDKDSTSDDGSGEEIVLEYWQYAFDAKVKLMDELIKEFEADNPGIKVKQTNFPYDQYNEKVAAQVPAGKGPDVINLFYGWVPKYVDSGYLQPLPQEAFPHEEIESEFFPLVEATKLDGEYWTIPTAVRTLALFYNKDLFEEAGLDPNSPPKDWDELQEYAEKLTKADGSGRLEQSGMAWEPSQQGHQWLRDGLTRQAGGEVLSEDKKSVIWGDDAAGLEAFKYWLSFPTDLGTSEVGFYTDDVTAFLTEKVAMNVDGSFRIGTIKSDAPDLNYAVAPLPGDKEQSTNASFWTNGITAKVEGEKLEAATKFLKFLTSKETMEKWIDATGELPAKKEVAMQDKYVNDEVYGAFINSLPFANAHFFVDETEERQLVIDAADKVLLKGMDVEEAYKELVEETKILHESYWSDK, from the coding sequence GTGAAGAAATGGTGGCTCGGTTTAGTGGCTTTTGGATTGTTATCCGTGTTGATGGTTGCCTGTTCAAATGACAAAGAATCATCTGACAAAGATTCAACTAGTGATGATGGATCCGGTGAGGAAATCGTATTGGAGTATTGGCAGTACGCTTTTGACGCAAAGGTTAAATTAATGGATGAACTGATTAAGGAATTCGAAGCGGATAATCCTGGAATTAAAGTAAAGCAGACTAACTTTCCTTATGATCAATATAATGAAAAGGTAGCTGCGCAAGTACCAGCGGGGAAAGGACCAGACGTCATCAACCTATTTTACGGATGGGTTCCGAAGTATGTTGATTCTGGATATTTACAGCCATTGCCACAAGAAGCATTCCCGCATGAAGAAATTGAAAGTGAGTTTTTCCCATTGGTTGAAGCGACCAAGCTTGATGGTGAATATTGGACGATTCCAACTGCAGTAAGAACGCTAGCATTATTTTACAACAAGGATCTTTTTGAAGAGGCTGGTCTAGATCCAAACTCTCCGCCAAAAGATTGGGATGAGTTACAGGAATATGCTGAGAAATTAACGAAGGCTGATGGCAGTGGACGACTTGAGCAATCTGGTATGGCTTGGGAACCTTCACAGCAAGGACATCAGTGGTTGCGTGACGGTTTAACACGCCAGGCTGGCGGAGAAGTATTGAGCGAAGACAAAAAATCAGTTATTTGGGGTGATGATGCGGCCGGTCTGGAAGCTTTTAAATACTGGTTAAGCTTTCCAACTGATTTAGGCACATCTGAAGTTGGATTCTATACGGATGATGTAACAGCTTTCCTGACAGAAAAAGTAGCAATGAATGTTGACGGTTCATTCCGTATCGGTACGATTAAAAGTGATGCACCAGACCTGAATTACGCAGTAGCTCCGCTTCCTGGAGATAAAGAGCAATCGACAAACGCATCATTCTGGACGAATGGAATCACTGCGAAAGTTGAAGGAGAGAAACTGGAGGCAGCAACTAAATTCCTGAAATTCCTGACAAGCAAGGAAACGATGGAAAAATGGATTGATGCAACTGGTGAATTACCAGCAAAAAAAGAGGTTGCAATGCAGGATAAATATGTCAACGATGAAGTGTACGGCGCATTTATCAATTCATTGCCATTTGCAAATGCTCATTTCTTTGTAGATGAAACTGAAGAACGCCAGCTTGTCATCGACGCAGCAGACAAAGTATTGCTGAAGGGCATGGACGTAGAAGAAGCTTATAAAGAACTAGTAGAAGAAACAAAGATACTACATGAAAGTTATTGGAGCGATAAGTAA
- a CDS encoding carbohydrate ABC transporter permease, whose protein sequence is MGENHSASSKKTHKTSLIQKFKGNVKYQKYLFVYTCLLLPILFFLGIRILPTLFTFNVGFRDWNLLATGVKPFIGLENYQALIQDKVFIKSAVNTLIYIVIGVSGQLFFGIIVALLLHKINRFVGFFRVVYFIPYVTSIVAISWVFQWILMKNGIINDLLIKIGLSPQPFLNSPDQAIYVIIGAMIWQALGFQMVLFLAGLENIPKMLYEAAEIDGASPWQKFWHVTVPLLNPTIVFSAVIGSINFIQVSFTQVINMSADGTGGPLNSTMTVVVYIYQLAFRKFDMGLASAATVLLFLFILALTLFQMKVLTRKFDY, encoded by the coding sequence GTGGGAGAGAATCATTCTGCATCGAGCAAGAAAACACATAAGACATCGCTGATACAGAAGTTCAAAGGAAATGTTAAGTATCAAAAATATCTTTTTGTCTATACTTGCCTGTTGCTTCCGATACTATTTTTTCTAGGCATTCGCATACTTCCTACGTTATTCACATTTAACGTGGGTTTTAGGGATTGGAATTTGCTAGCGACTGGCGTAAAGCCATTTATTGGGCTAGAAAATTACCAGGCACTTATACAAGACAAAGTATTTATCAAGTCTGCAGTGAACACATTGATTTATATTGTGATAGGTGTTTCCGGACAATTGTTTTTCGGAATTATTGTTGCACTTCTGCTACATAAAATAAATCGATTCGTCGGTTTTTTCAGGGTGGTTTATTTTATACCCTATGTAACTAGCATTGTTGCCATCAGCTGGGTGTTTCAGTGGATATTGATGAAAAACGGAATTATCAATGATTTATTGATAAAAATCGGTCTATCGCCGCAGCCATTTTTAAACTCGCCGGATCAGGCAATATACGTCATAATCGGTGCGATGATTTGGCAGGCTTTAGGTTTCCAAATGGTTCTGTTTTTAGCCGGATTGGAAAATATCCCTAAGATGCTTTATGAAGCTGCAGAGATAGACGGTGCAAGCCCATGGCAAAAGTTTTGGCATGTGACGGTTCCATTGTTGAACCCGACGATTGTATTCTCAGCCGTAATCGGAAGCATTAACTTCATTCAAGTATCCTTTACCCAAGTCATCAATATGAGTGCGGATGGTACCGGAGGCCCGTTGAACTCCACTATGACAGTAGTAGTGTATATCTATCAGTTGGCATTCCGGAAGTTTGATATGGGACTTGCTTCGGCAGCGACTGTTCTGCTGTTTCTATTCATTTTGGCATTGACCTTATTCCAAATGAAGGTTCTGACTAGGAAGTTCGATTACTAA
- a CDS encoding NEW3 domain-containing protein, with translation MRKLFKVMASLLLLLSMTPLLGKADNQPTPDVDLWNAVKPLSTTVTFLNTGAHPDDERSDLLAYLSRGLGVKSASVIANRGEGGQNEIGTELGDGLGIIRSNEMIEAAKITGVKAYHLSETTSDPIYDFGFSKSPEETLEKWGEELTYERLIRFIRTYQPDIVMPSFRDVDNQHGHHRAMTILSEQTFEDAADPSVFPEQLDEGLSVWQIKKLYLPAESEDTATTSIEIGDYDPIYQMTYPQLGEASRYLHKSQGMGRDLPAEPRQAHLELIDDAVDTESNGLFAGIPYNLKDWAQLVPQNNLRVHLQKLQNELDDIIDLYPKRGLILPKSQKALIDIQKLITEINKAKMDASLKNDLLHKLELKEEQLQEVSFVSSSLKVETMIDSDVLTQGESTTVSMTITNEGDEMIKHIKPSLLAPKNWQINTNEEINHLKPNESKTVTFNVTIPNDEEYFHPYDESIIQSKIMFKENGAEAETVLELDNTVAVLPEISISSNPVNLMINTADVQVEVPVTVSVKNYFNGENNASVSLDLPEGWTSEPEQVDVSFTERFEEKEVDFSIHPASEVAEGNFSIDVLATSNGNTFDNTVQEIKYDHINDAYFLYSSAINGVAFELLKPDNLKVGYIESGFDTIADDLKNAGFDITKLSEEDLASADLSVYDSIVTGIRANLSRADLVQNNDRLHEYVENGGHLVVQYHKPGDNWDTQTTAPYPLEIGIPSIRWRVTDENAEVTMTQPEHKLFNYPNNITNSDWDNWVQERGLYFPMNWDDRYETFVSMADPGEDPFTSGILMAEYGEGTYLYTNLVFYRQIDNQVPGGYRIFTNLISYGMEDN, from the coding sequence ATGAGAAAACTATTTAAAGTAATGGCGTCTCTCTTGTTGCTGCTTTCGATGACTCCCCTCCTCGGGAAGGCTGATAATCAGCCAACTCCGGATGTGGATTTATGGAACGCAGTAAAGCCGCTTAGTACAACCGTCACATTTCTAAATACTGGCGCGCATCCGGATGATGAGCGAAGTGACCTGCTCGCCTATTTATCCAGAGGGCTTGGCGTCAAGTCAGCGAGCGTCATTGCCAATCGCGGTGAAGGCGGCCAGAACGAAATTGGCACAGAACTTGGCGACGGTCTTGGAATCATCAGATCCAATGAAATGATAGAGGCAGCCAAAATCACCGGAGTGAAGGCCTATCATTTAAGTGAAACAACTTCGGACCCTATCTATGATTTCGGTTTTTCCAAATCACCTGAAGAGACCCTAGAAAAATGGGGAGAGGAATTAACCTATGAACGACTTATAAGATTCATCAGAACGTACCAACCAGACATTGTTATGCCGTCCTTCCGTGATGTCGACAACCAGCATGGACATCATCGAGCGATGACAATTTTAAGTGAACAAACATTTGAAGATGCAGCGGATCCATCCGTTTTCCCTGAACAACTGGATGAAGGTTTGTCCGTGTGGCAAATCAAAAAGCTTTATCTGCCAGCTGAATCGGAAGACACCGCCACAACATCCATTGAAATCGGTGACTATGATCCAATCTATCAAATGACATATCCGCAGCTTGGTGAAGCTTCAAGGTACTTGCATAAGAGTCAAGGAATGGGTAGAGACCTTCCCGCGGAACCTAGACAAGCCCATCTAGAACTCATTGATGATGCGGTTGATACCGAGAGCAATGGTCTCTTTGCAGGTATTCCGTATAACTTGAAAGATTGGGCCCAACTTGTACCACAAAATAATTTACGCGTTCATTTGCAAAAACTGCAAAATGAGCTGGATGATATTATTGACCTTTATCCTAAACGCGGCTTGATTTTACCCAAATCGCAAAAGGCTTTAATAGATATTCAGAAGCTCATCACAGAAATTAACAAGGCTAAAATGGATGCATCTTTGAAAAATGATTTGCTCCATAAATTAGAGTTAAAAGAAGAACAATTACAGGAAGTCAGCTTTGTTTCCTCAAGTTTGAAAGTTGAAACGATGATTGATTCAGACGTATTGACACAAGGAGAAAGTACAACTGTCAGTATGACAATCACCAACGAAGGTGACGAGATGATCAAGCATATCAAACCATCTCTATTGGCACCGAAAAATTGGCAGATTAATACGAACGAAGAAATAAACCATTTAAAACCGAACGAATCAAAAACAGTCACTTTTAATGTGACAATACCAAACGACGAAGAATATTTCCACCCATATGATGAGTCAATTATTCAATCTAAAATCATGTTTAAAGAAAACGGTGCTGAAGCCGAAACCGTTTTAGAACTTGATAACACAGTGGCTGTCCTTCCAGAAATCAGCATTTCATCCAATCCAGTGAACTTGATGATCAATACGGCTGATGTACAAGTAGAGGTTCCTGTAACCGTAAGCGTCAAGAATTACTTCAATGGAGAAAATAACGCATCCGTTTCTTTGGATCTTCCTGAGGGATGGACAAGCGAACCTGAACAAGTTGATGTCAGTTTCACAGAACGTTTTGAAGAAAAAGAAGTAGATTTTAGTATTCACCCTGCCAGTGAGGTAGCGGAAGGTAATTTTTCAATTGACGTCCTTGCAACATCTAATGGAAATACATTCGATAACACCGTACAGGAAATTAAGTATGACCACATCAACGATGCTTATTTCCTTTATTCATCCGCCATCAATGGAGTCGCGTTCGAACTATTGAAACCGGATAATCTAAAAGTAGGTTATATCGAAAGTGGATTTGATACAATTGCTGATGACTTGAAAAATGCAGGATTTGACATAACAAAACTATCGGAAGAAGATCTTGCTTCAGCAGATCTATCTGTATACGATTCGATTGTCACGGGAATCAGAGCGAATCTTTCCCGCGCGGATCTGGTCCAAAACAATGATCGATTGCATGAATACGTTGAGAACGGCGGACATTTGGTTGTTCAATACCATAAACCGGGAGACAACTGGGATACACAGACGACTGCTCCCTACCCATTAGAAATTGGAATCCCGTCGATCCGTTGGCGCGTAACTGACGAAAATGCCGAAGTCACTATGACGCAGCCAGAACATAAGTTATTCAACTACCCGAATAACATTACAAACAGCGATTGGGATAATTGGGTACAAGAACGCGGACTCTACTTCCCGATGAATTGGGATGACCGTTATGAAACATTTGTAAGCATGGCTGACCCAGGCGAAGATCCATTCACGAGTGGAATATTAATGGCTGAGTACGGCGAAGGAACTTACTTGTATACAAACCTGGTCTTCTATCGCCAAATCGATAATCAAGTCCCTGGCGGCTACCGAATTTTCACGAATTTGATTAGCTATGGGATGGAAGATAACTAA